The Iamia sp. SCSIO 61187 genomic sequence TCGACCCGGGGCCGTCGTTCGGCCACGGCGCCCACCCCACGACCCGGCTGTGCCTCGCCGCCCTGGCCCGCATCCTCGCCGATCCGTCGGACGGCGAATCGCCAGCGAATCGCCCTCCGACGGGTGTCTCCGACCCGGCGGTGCTGGACGTGGGGTGTGGGAGCGGGGTGCTGGCCGTCGCTGCGGTGGTGCTGGGAGCACCGAGCGCGGTCGCCGTCGACGTCGACCCCGCTGCCGTCGCCGCCACCCGGGACAACGCCCGCCGCAACGGCGTCGACGATCGGGTCACCGTCCCGCCGGCCGGCGCGACGCCTCTGACGGGTGTCGACGGGACCTTCCCCGTGGTCGTCGCCAACATCGGGGCCGCCGCCCTGCGCGAGCTGGCGCCGGCCCTCGTCGCCCGCGTCGCCCCGGGCGGGACGCTCGTCCTCAGCGGGCTGCTCGACCCGCGGCCCGCCGACCTGGCCGCCGCCTTCGCCCCCCTCGCGGTGGCGGCCGACGACCGCCTCGACGGCTGGACCGCCCTCACCCTCCGCTGAGCGGACGAAACCGGCGGCGATCGCCGCGGACCGGCCAGTAGGGTCCTCCGCCGTGGCTTGAGCAGCGCGTCCCCCCGTCCGTCCCTCGACCGGAGGTCCCGTTGCCGTCTCCCACCCCTGCTCTGACCATCGCCGCCCGGGGCATCAGCCTCGACCGCGGCGCCACGACCGTCCTGGCCGACGTCGACCTGAGCGCCTCCTCCGGTGACCGGCTCGGCCTCGTCGGCCCCAACGGCGTGGGCAAGTCGACGCTGCTCGGCGTGCTGGCCGGCACCGTCGCGCCCGACCGCGGGACGGTCACCGTCACGCCCCCGAGCGCCATCGTGGCGCTGCTGGCCCAGGAGCCGGCGCGCACCGGCGAGTCGGGCCGCGACCGCATCGCCCGGCGGACCGGGGTGGCCGCCGCCCAGGCCGCGCTCGACGCCGCCACCGCGGCTCTGGCCGCCGGCACCCCCGGCGCCGACGACCGCTACTCCGTCGCCCTCGACCGCTGGCTCCACGTCGGTGCCGCCGACGTCGACGCCCGCCTGGGGACCATCGCCGCGGACCTCGGGCTCCCGGACCGCGTCCTCGACCAGGCGACCGACGCCCTGTCGGGGGGCCAGGCGGCCCGCATCGAGCTGGCGGCCGTGCTGCTCACGCAGGCGGACGTCCTGCTCCTCGACGAGCCCACCAACGACCTCGACTTCGACGGGCTGGCCCGACTCGAGGACAGGGTCCGCAGCCACGTCGGCGCCCTCGTCGTGGTGTCCCACGACCGGGCCTTCCTCGAGCGCACGGTCACCGGGGTCGTCGAGCTCGACGAGCACACCCGCACGGCGCGCACGTTCTCGGGGGGCTGGCTGGCCTACCTCGACGAGCGGGCCACCGCCCGTCGCCACGCCGAGGAGGCCTACGCGACCTACGACCGCACCCGGTCGGAGCTGAGGGCCCAGAGCCAGCAGATCCGCGAGTGGTCGGCCCAGGGCGTGGCCAAGGTGAAGCGCTCGGGCGAGACCGACAAGTTCATCAAGCACCACAACACCCAGACGTCGGAGAAGATGGCCGGCAAGGCGGCGCGGGCCGACCGGGCCCTCGAGCGGCTGGAGGTCGTCGACAAGCCGTTCGAGGGCTGGGAGCTCCGGCTCGAGCTGGCCACCGCCGAGCGCAGCGGCGCCGTCGTCTCCCGCCTCACCGGGGCCGTCGTCGAGCGGGGACCGTTCCGCCTGGGCCCGGTCGACGTCGAGGTCCGCAGCGGCGACCGGC encodes the following:
- a CDS encoding 50S ribosomal protein L11 methyltransferase, yielding MATAAEVRVGADEVDLASGLLWGAGVTALSEEAGPDGAVLLRVDLPPGGVASLEAAVGGRWPVVAVEVDDGVAGWRAHARVVRAGPVVVHPPWVPLGEVAPGEVVVEIDPGPSFGHGAHPTTRLCLAALARILADPSDGESPANRPPTGVSDPAVLDVGCGSGVLAVAAVVLGAPSAVAVDVDPAAVAATRDNARRNGVDDRVTVPPAGATPLTGVDGTFPVVVANIGAAALRELAPALVARVAPGGTLVLSGLLDPRPADLAAAFAPLAVAADDRLDGWTALTLR
- a CDS encoding ABC-F family ATP-binding cassette domain-containing protein, which gives rise to MPSPTPALTIAARGISLDRGATTVLADVDLSASSGDRLGLVGPNGVGKSTLLGVLAGTVAPDRGTVTVTPPSAIVALLAQEPARTGESGRDRIARRTGVAAAQAALDAATAALAAGTPGADDRYSVALDRWLHVGAADVDARLGTIAADLGLPDRVLDQATDALSGGQAARIELAAVLLTQADVLLLDEPTNDLDFDGLARLEDRVRSHVGALVVVSHDRAFLERTVTGVVELDEHTRTARTFSGGWLAYLDERATARRHAEEAYATYDRTRSELRAQSQQIREWSAQGVAKVKRSGETDKFIKHHNTQTSEKMAGKAARADRALERLEVVDKPFEGWELRLELATAERSGAVVSRLTGAVVERGPFRLGPVDVEVRSGDRLVVSGPNGAGKTTLVEALLGRAALAAGEGWVGPSVRVGELEQLRTRFTSSDPTRHPGRAGSAGTGSPDAGSLLDAVLAETGWTLAEARSLLAKFGLTADHVARPATSLSPGERTRASLALLMAVGTNWLVLDEPTNHLDLPAIEQLEQALGTWSGTLLVVSHDRRFLDAVTTEGTRHLHVDGGRVSEGRA